In Daphnia magna isolate NIES linkage group LG5, ASM2063170v1.1, whole genome shotgun sequence, the sequence ACGCATATGGTATCACGCATGGTAACGGTGCTATAGCGAACCAACACCGTTACCAaatgtaaaatgttttatcaagtcttttatactgcaCCAAAGAGACTTGCAAAACGCTGCAGCTCTTTATGGCACAAGTTGacgtttcttgttaaatttcgcaaagagaataaactgaattgacagtaataaaaaatgaactttattcgtcacttcttttattatctattGAATAGAATCTTGTTTATGCTAGAGAGATACTTACATATGAAAAacgctacaatagaaaaatcgtaTGGTCTATTGTTAATCACGGATCGTGAATGGAACGTGTATCAGTCCCGCCGTAAGACCGGGAAAGTTATCTTCGGTTGGCACTAGGTGGCACGTGAGTAGCACGTTGAATTAAACCTTTTAATTCCTGCGGAATCTCATGTTGGCAATTTATTGAGAGTAAAAGTGATTAGCAGGTAGGTTGATGCATCAGCGAAACCCATACTGCCCTCTTCGCTTTATTGTTTTCGATGAGTGacaaaacagagaaaaagaatgctGCGCGAATGGATTCTGTCACTGTCTATGGTATATGCTGTTGTATTCTCGTAATATAATTCAGGTGTTAATCGAACTGACCCCATGGGAATCTTTCAACCCCTAATGGATTCTTAAAAGGTTCGTCGTTTGCTCGTAAGCCAGTTTGAATGGCAGGTGAAGGccagtgtaaaaaaaaaaataatcgactaacttttcgtttttatggcaTAGCAGTCTTGGTCCTGGTCTTGGtcttggttgtttttttttatcagataaCGGAAATCCTcagattaattatttattacctccattggctgctgccatcgaggatgcgttcgtcagattggctggtgatggtgatatcagcgtatttgttatccttgttgtagctGGGAGTAGAGTAAGCTGGTGCAGGTTAGCTAGtagtagggtactttggtgcaGGGAAGTTTGGGGTAGTATAGCTaggagctttgtattccggcttgttgCTGGAAGGCGCAGCGGCAGCAACTGCCAAGAAAGTGCCGATGACAAACtacgaaaagaaattgaaactttTCAATAAgcgatgaaaatgtaaaccaataaaatcaaaagaaattccaTTTGTTAGTTTCGTGTTGCGTACTTTTGATGAATTGAACAACTGATGTCTTGAATCACCTTCAAACGAGTTTATGTAGCCGGCAAAAAAGAGTGTGTCGcttctatttcatttattgACCTACTTTTAGAAGCGATGATCACCGTCTTTTGGTGGTTAATTATGCATTCCAGGCCATGGGTCTTGCAATGCAGGGATTGCATGCGGCAAACAGGAATCATAAGAATCAACGTCTACATGCTCTTGCTTATTCTTCAGCTGTTAATTGAGCAATTAACATCCATTCTAGTCGATTCTAGTAGTTTCCGCAAAGACGTTTACATTGGAATAGGAATGGAATGGAAGGGGTAGGAGGAAGTCAACATACCCAGTTCTAACAAATTCAATGCTTTTATGCAGTGCATAGACAATTTTTAGTAGCTTGGGCTGAATGCGGGCTTTTGAAATGGGAAAATGTTGACAGTGTGGCAGAAGAGTCTATCGCAAAGTAAGACAAAAGTGTTGTAAAAAGCTAGTGTGAAAAGTGAGAGCGCAGAATTTTTTTGCACAACGCCCGAACCTGTACTGCTTGAACGAAAGCTAGCAGCTAAAACAACTAGGTCAACTGAATGCCCGACTGCATGTTACTTACCATTCACCTGACTATATAAGCCCAGCAATAAGGAACCAAAAGCATCAGTTGTTTACCAAACTAACCTAAGTACAACATGAAGCTGGTAAGGCATTTTGTCACTAATTCTTCCTAACCTGGAGACAGACAAAACTTTGGACTTTAAACTAATGACGATATTTTCCGATAGTTCTTCGTCGCCGcattcttggctgttgctgccgccGTACCAtccagctacaagccggaatacaaggCTCCCAGCTCCCCTGCCCCAAACTACCCggcaccaaagtaccctactactagctaccccgcaccagcctaccccgcaccagcctaccccgcaccagcctaccccgcaccagcctaccccgcaccagcctacaacaaggataacaaatacgctgaCATTACCATCACCAGTCAATCTGATGAGCGCAACCTCGATGGCAACACCCAATGGAGGTAATTGAATTTCATTCTTTATACTACTTAAGATGAGTATAAAAGGTTATCATAAccgaaaaaattaaatcttttaattcacagctatgcccagtctgactacactACCCGTGAAGAGTCCCAGGTCCAGAAAAAGATGCAAGGAGTCACCTACGATTCTTACGGAaaagaatcgtacggtgaagtcttaggcaacaccaacaaaggatcctcttactgggtttctcctgaaggccagaaattcactttgacttgggccgctgatgaagctggattccagcccaaaggtgaccacttgcccgtcgctcccgtccacgaatacgagCTCCCAGTTGCTCCCGTGCATGAATACGAACTCCCAGTTGCCCCCGTCCACATCCCTTTCAACGGCAAAGGCTACAAGATCTACTAAATTAATGAAATATCAATTGCATAAATAATTTAAAGCCATGTATTTCAGGCCTTACGCCTCTTGGCTCTTGGTGTAAAAACGTGTAAATATAAAGCGGAGACTATCTAGCAAACTTGTTTCTTTGAAGCACATATTCAATGTGGTTCTTGGTGAAATTGAGCTTTTTCGTCGACTTTGGGTGTTGGGCCTTGATTAGTTGTTGAGAGTATTTTGAAGCGATAAAGGTGAATCcggaataatgtgaagatgcAACATGATGCGAATTCATGCTGGACATTGTATGGGAACAGAGGGATGTGCACTTAAGAAAGTGTCCGATCACTAATCAAAATTGATGTTCATAATAAATAACTCGGAATCGCAATAAAAAGTGTAGCGTCCAAAACTGTTCTGTTAGAAAGCCTTCGTTTGAAATAGCAAATGTGCTGGAATTAAAAGATAGTGAAAAACAGCTCTTgcgtaattttgtttttcaacgaGTAATTAATACTCCGTCTTCCATTTCTTTAGTCTCTCAACGgctactttttttattttaactgaACAG encodes:
- the LOC123472468 gene encoding endocuticle structural glycoprotein SgAbd-1-like; amino-acid sequence: MKLFFVAAFLAVAAAVPSSYKPEYKAPSSPAPNYPAPKYPTTSYPAPAYPAPAYPAPAYPAPAYPAPAYNKDNKYADITITSQSDERNLDGNTQWSYAQSDYTTREESQVQKKMQGVTYDSYGKESYGEVLGNTNKGSSYWVSPEGQKFTLTWAADEAGFQPKGDHLPVAPVHEYELPVAPVHEYELPVAPVHIPFNGKGYKIY